In the Dermochelys coriacea isolate rDerCor1 chromosome 25, rDerCor1.pri.v4, whole genome shotgun sequence genome, one interval contains:
- the GPX4 gene encoding phospholipid hydroperoxide glutathione peroxidase isoform X1, translated as MNWGRLGGRVLLCGALGARGLSRSMCAQADDWRSAKSIYEFHAKDIDGNEVSLEKYRGFVCIITNVASKUGKTAVNYTQLVDMYARYAEKGLHILGFPCNQFGNQEPGDESQIKQFVASYGVKFDLYSKIDVNGNNAHPLWKWMKDQPKGRGTLGNAIKWNFTKFLINKEGQVVKRYSPMDDPYVIEKDLPAFL; from the exons ATGAATTGGGGCCGCCTGGGGGGGCGGGTGCTGCTGTGCGGGGCACTCGGCGCGCGGGGTCTGAGCCGGAGCATG TGTGCCCAGGCAGATGACTGGCGATCTGCCAAATCAATCTATGAATTCCATGCCAAAGATATTGATGGCAACGAAGTTTCCCTGGAAAAGTACAG gGGGTTTGTCTGCATCATCACCAACGTAGCATCCAAATGAGGAAAAACTGCTGTAAACTACACTCAGCTTGTCGATATGTACGCCAGATATGCTGAGAAGGGTTTACACATCCTGGGCTTCCCCTGCAACCAGTTTGGAAACCAG GAGCCTGGGGATGAGTCTCAGATCAAACAATTTGTTGCAAGCTATGGGGTGAAGTTTGATCTCTATAGTAAGATAGATGTCAACGGGAACAATGCCCATCCTCTCTGGAAATGGATGAAAGACCAGCCCAAAGGAAGAGGCACTCTGGGAAA TGCAATAAAGTGGAACTTCACAAAG TTCCTCATTAACAAGGAGGGTCAAGTGGTGAAGAGATACAGCCCAATGGATGATCCATAT GTGATTGAGAAGGACCTGCCTGCTTTCCTGTAG
- the GPX4 gene encoding phospholipid hydroperoxide glutathione peroxidase isoform X2, with product MNWGRLGGRVLLCGALGARGLSRSMCAQADDWRSAKSIYEFHAKDIDGNEVSLEKYRGFVCIITNVASKUGKTAVNYTQLVDMYARYAEKGLHILGFPCNQFGNQEPGDESQIKQFVASYGVKFDLYSKIDVNGNNAHPLWKWMKDQPKGRGTLGNSSLTRRVKW from the exons ATGAATTGGGGCCGCCTGGGGGGGCGGGTGCTGCTGTGCGGGGCACTCGGCGCGCGGGGTCTGAGCCGGAGCATG TGTGCCCAGGCAGATGACTGGCGATCTGCCAAATCAATCTATGAATTCCATGCCAAAGATATTGATGGCAACGAAGTTTCCCTGGAAAAGTACAG gGGGTTTGTCTGCATCATCACCAACGTAGCATCCAAATGAGGAAAAACTGCTGTAAACTACACTCAGCTTGTCGATATGTACGCCAGATATGCTGAGAAGGGTTTACACATCCTGGGCTTCCCCTGCAACCAGTTTGGAAACCAG GAGCCTGGGGATGAGTCTCAGATCAAACAATTTGTTGCAAGCTATGGGGTGAAGTTTGATCTCTATAGTAAGATAGATGTCAACGGGAACAATGCCCATCCTCTCTGGAAATGGATGAAAGACCAGCCCAAAGGAAGAGGCACTCTGGGAAA TTCCTCATTAACAAGGAGGGTCAAGTGGTGA